A segment of the Fusarium oxysporum f. sp. lycopersici 4287 chromosome 4, whole genome shotgun sequence genome:
CATAGTCTTGAATCGTCTGTTTCTGTTAGATGTCGTCTTCCAATGAATTTGCAATTGCTGACCTCTCTTCGACTTCGTAATCACGGTCATTCGTCTTTTCCACATGCCCTGCAACGCAATCAGCTCCACACTCAAGTGTTTCATCCGAAGCGCATACctgtcttcatcatcacctgcGTCGTCGCGCGATTGACATTCTTCTTAAACCCTGCTTCATATTAGACCCCTCTGCTCGGGATTGCGGGGTGATGGCTGTCCTACCCGCCCACGACATATTGAAAGAATTGCTAGTAGAAAATGAATTAACTGGTTTCGTTTACGTGTGTAATTCGACGAAAGGGCTCAAATACGCTCGAGGATATATCGTTGTAAAGTTGCACAGGAGTTGGCAGGCAATAAACATGGAAGTTGGGGATAGAGTGACGACAAAACTGGAGCTCAGCCACACTAGTCTGTAGTGCCTAGCAGTCCAATCGGCTGATCGACGTCAGTGATGGGGCTGTGTTGAGCTCTACAATTCGATGCACGTGATCGCGCGTGGAGGCTTGAGTTGAATTGGAAGGAAAGAATTTGATCTGCGTTTCGATACTGGATACCGCGTCAGAATGTTTAATCCTCGCTTTCTCGTTGTCAGTCTGGGCAATCCCTTGCCCAAATACGAAAGTCTACATTCTGCCGGTCATTTCGCTCTCAATGGCCTTGCTCAAGTCTTGCGTCAACCCTCGTTTCGAGAGGTGACTTTCGGAAATCAGACATGCCTGGTATCTCAAGGCCCAAAATACACCCTGGTTCAATCGCCTACTCTGATGAACGTCTCTGGACGTTTTGTTGCAAAGGCGTGGAAAGAAATGACCAATCAACATGACCCCTCATCACTCAGTCTAGTGATTGTTCACGATGAACTCGAAAAGGACTTGGGCATTGTGCGGCTCACGGCGTGGGACCGAAGTCACAAAGGTCACAATGGTATCAAAAGTGTCAAGGGATCTCTTTCGCAAAATAAACACCCAACGTCGCCATTTGTACGAATTGCTGTTGGGATTGGACGACCAGCGGAGAGGGACCCGGAGACCGTTAGCCGTTACGTTCTTGATCGGATATCAAGCGACAAAAGGAGAATTCTAGAAGAGGAAGCACCATGGAAAGTTGCCGAGTGCCTTGTTGAGCTGGAAAAAGAATGGAAGGCTGAGCTCAAGACATGATTCGACCACCTGGACAGGGTCCTCTCAACTGCGACGATGCAACCCCAGAATTCTGTTGCGCCAGTAACAGCGTTTTGTCTCAAGAAAAGCAAGACGCAAGTGCAGTCTGGAACATTACAGCTCTGTTTTCAGGCCAATCTCGAAACAAGGTCACGGGCGATCAGAATGGTCGTTACTTGACCACGGTCAAGTATGCCATATCACGCATGAAAGACATGTGTCTAATCATGCCAGAATACTATCAACAGAGATACCCAACTGAGATATCTGAGTCCCGCGTCCGTTTTTGTGACCACGCATGCACCGAAATCCGATTCTGCACTCCATTATCAAACCGCATAACTGCGCCGGACTGAATTCTGAGTTATGAGTCTCCCGAATTGCACACTCACGCATATTTGCCGAGTGTCCTACCTGAAGGCTGAAGGTATGCAGAGATCCCTTATCTTGCGCTAAAGACGCCACAGGCGACCTAGCTCACAACCGGCACTCCAACTTCTCTAAATTCCTTATCTATGCCAAGGGTATCGGCAATTTTGCACAGTTCGACTTGTCCAATGGCCTTTGGATCGTATCATCACATGAAGTTGGTTATCACGTCGTGGTGTATTCTGGGAGCTGAAATGAGCTGAAACCGTTACGAAATGCCTAGTTTGACGGCGTCCTTGCTGTCTGATAAGGCATGCCGGAGTGTTGGTAATCATTACAATCCGGTTGTTCCCATGGCCTGCTCGTTCTCGGGAAATGATTCAGAAATTGCCATTCGGGTCGAAGAACAATCGTCTGGGTGGGAGCCGATGGATATCTCAAGCGGTTGACGATAGTTGCGAAGGTTGAAACCAAGAAACTTCAGGCAGAGTcgttgaagatcttcaacgtCGAAGTAAGCTTAGACTTCGAGAAACTGCCAACTTGTAGTGGACGCAGGTCCAGCTTATATACATGGTCCCCGATCATATCTATCGTCGTAAGCGGACGACTCGCATACTGACGCGCGCAACAGAGGCTCAATCTAGGGCGTTGCGGGCGCAAAGCACCTTTGACAGTTGAGAATCCGGGGAAACGATGTCAATCACATCAATTCTTGGTCACTTGAAGACCGTGTGCCCATGTGGACTCGATATGCTTATTTTCTTCATGTCTATCACCAGATCTTTGGGAATGGAACACAACCATATTCTACGTGACACCGGTGATCCTTTGGCCCGAGAGGAGGTCAGTACCTCGCACAATACAGTCAGACACACAAAGTTTCAACAATACGCAGTCTCGAACAGACAGCAAATTCACTCCAAATTTGGCTCAAACGCTCACACTTTGAGCATGTCTATCTTTATCAAGCATCGGCCGAGCTACACGACACCTGGGGGCATGGATCCTGGTCCTTGTCCAGGGTCTCGACGCTAGGCGCGCCACCGAAGCTGCCAAGAGATAAGGAAACGTCCAATCAGACATGCTCTATTCGACCTCCTTCAACGGTTCGACCTGGAATTCGGCAACCTTGAGGAGAAGTCAGATAAGAACTCTAGCCGGTTATGCGGTGCGTCTGGGGAAGCGCAATATTGAGTACATGTCGCACAAGAGGGTGTCGAGGCTTCATTGTGCTCGGAGCTTTCTCGTCATGTAACTCTGGTCTTAGAACACATTCCGACGTGTCAGAGTCAACACATTAGAGCTTAAAATGCTTAAAATATGTCTAACAATAGCGAATCAGCATGGCATACTCAGCACTAGAACTTCTATTGCGGCCGTCCGGATATACATCCTTTAGTTCCTCAGTAAGCATGGCCGGGATACACTGCCGACATCGACAGCAATCTCCCCTCCCAGCGTGCATCAAAGGAGTTAAATGCCTACAATTAGGCCAAGAGAAGATATTCATTGCGGACCAACTGCCAAGCAGAGGTTGCAATCCGGAGGTCCTATAGGGATATTGGTCCTTATCAGCACAGCCTATTTAAGCTTGGGTGTGGCGTCCCTCCCAATACAACCGGATCGGAATGCTGGGTGTGATAAGCAGCGATGGGTGTGCCAGACTCAGGAACAGCCATACAGGGGACTGTTTATACAACCACGACTTCATTTCTGGCGCAAACGAGTTGTGTCAAGTCAACGTCAACGCATTGTTACGGGATCATCCATTCAAGCTTATCATGGACAAAGTCTTGGATCGTGGAGGATCATCATCTAGCTCAGCTTGGCACCTGAGCATCAATACCCATGTGATATCTCCGTATCCAAATACGGGTTCACCAAAGTCCAAACCGAACATGTGGTGGAGTATCCTTCCTATTGCTGCTTAAGCTACGGGCGTCTTATCAAGTATCCCCCACACTATGTGCCATACCCTCCCCCTGGTACCACGTTCGTTATGTCCTGGCCGTCGTCGCAAGCTCAGTAAGTCAAAACATATTTAGCCCTGTGGCCCCGggctcttcatccttcaatCACTCCATTCTTCCCAGCTTaagttgaagctgaaaaGGTTCGACCGGCGCAAAGGTTTGGATCCAAGAATCCGCGTCTCAAGCGCAGTCTCCTCAAGATGACAACTCCTTACAATGGCACCACTGATCATGCCGACTATGGCTACTCAACCCATGTGCATGATCTTAACATCTTCTACGACGTAGGTTTCTCGAAATCCACCTCATCGTGTTATGTTGTCTAACAATGTCTAGACAGGCAATTTGACATTCCTCGCCGTCAGCGCCGTGCTTGTCCTTCTCATGATTCCCGGCGTCGGCTTCTTCTACAGTGGTCTCGCCCGTCGCAAGTCTGCTTTGACGCTCATTCTGTTGTCGATGATATCAGTTGCGGTCATCAGCTTTCAGTGGTTCTTCTGGGGATactccttgaccttctcacGAACTGGAAACTCCTTCCTCGGCGACTTGACCCAGTTTGGTCTTATGGACACCCTCGCTCAACCCAATGGCTCTTCCGCTCTCCCTGATATTCTCTTTTGTCTGTACCAGGGCATGTTCGCTGCCATTACGTGAGTTCCCCTCGAAAACTTGACAGTTCACTGTCCTAACGTCACCAGTCCTGCTCTTGCAATCGGTGCCGTTGCTGATCGAGGTCGTATCCTCCccgccatcgtcttcatgTTCCTTTGGTCCACCATCGTCTACGACCCCATCGCCTACTGGACCTGGAACGCCAATGGCtggctcttcaaccttccCAGCTACGACTTTGCTGGAGGCGGTCCCGTTCACGTTTCCTCGGGAACCTGCGCGCTAGCCTACTCCCTCATGCTGGGTAAGCGTACTGGCTACTCCAACAACAACGGTCTTCCTTACCGCCCTCACAACGTCACCCACGTTGTTCTCGGTACGGTCTTCCTCTGGGTCGGCTGGTTCGGTTTCAACGGCGGTTCTGCTCTCGCCATGAACATCCGTGCCGTCATGGCATGCTACGTGACCAACCTGGCTGCATCATGCGGTGCCATTGCCTGGATCCTCCTCGATTACCGtctcgagaagaagtggAGCACTATCGGTTTCTGCTCCGGTGCCATTTCTGGTCTCGTTGCCATCACTCCTGCTGCGGGTTTCGTGAAGCCCTGGGCAGCCGTCATTATCGGAATCTGCGGTGGTGTCTTCTGCAACTTCGCCACCAAGGTCAAGTTCctcatcaacgttgacgaCAGTCTTGATATCTTTGCCATCCACGGTATTGGTGGTATGGTCGGTAACATCCTCACCGGTATCTTTGGAACGTACGCCTCCCTATTTCCCTTCTCTACAATGACACCTGCTAACTCACAAAAGCAAAACCATTGCCGCTCTCGACGGTGGAGAGTACGACCCCATTGGTTGGGTTGACGGCCACTTTGTTCAGCTGGGTTACCAAATCGCTGGTACTCTTGCCGTCTTTGCCTGGTCCTTTACTCTTACTTGCATTCTCCTGttccttctcaacctcatcccTGGCCTCTCCCTTCGTGTCTCcgcggaggaggaggagctcggCACTGATGATGGCCAGCTGGGCGAGTTTGCCTATGACTATGTTGAGATGACTCGACACATGGCTGATAGCACACATCCTCATTCTGATGCTAGTGCCCGAACAAGTCAGGAGAAGGTCTAAAAGGTCGAGATGAGTGAAATATGGGGCGGTTTGAATTGTCAAAGTGGAAGATGCTTGTTGTGTATCTTAAGCGTCACTCGCTTCTAAGTTTAGAGTTAAATATACCCTTTTGTAATGCCTTCTGAAGCTGTCCATACTTCAATGACAAGTTCACTGTAAGCACAAACGGGCACGAAACGTATCACTTCTCACTGCCAGTTCAAGGATGGTTCTCGCATAATCATGAATAAGCATATAGACCCACTGGCCGTTGATATTTGATTGTCATAAATTACAACCCCTACAAACCGTTTCCTCAGGGGTCCTTTATACTCCTATCAAGGGATTAAAACCAAAACACGTGAGTTCTCATTGTCATGCCTCCCGCTTCCTTCTTTGTCCTGTGGTATCTTGGTCTTTGCCGTCAAAAGTCGTCGCCGAAAATCACGGCATGCTAAGCACAAAACTCCATATACACTCCTGTGTCCTCTAGCCATTCCGTACGTAAACGAAAGCGCGTATAATCTAATGCTGGTGGCTGTTAGTTGCGTCTCTCGCTGTGGTCGAGCGACCTTACCATGAACAGGGAAGTGAACAACAAAAAGGATGCAGTGGTGTCATTTCTAGAGCTAAAGAAAAGTGTCGGTCATTCAGTTCATCGCGTCAGGTTGGTCACCGTTCTCTTGAGGTCGGTGGATAGTCGCAGTGCTTGCGCCGGTCGAGGGTTCCCCGTTCCCTGGGTGCCCGTGTCCAAGAGGTGCTGCGCTCGCTTGGCTGGTGGTATGCTGTGGTGTTCCGCCTTCTAGTAGGTTGTTAATGCTGTTCTGAATAAAAGCTGGCCCAAGCAATCCTGGTTCCTGTCGTGCGAGTGACGATGAAGGCAGGAAGCGGGCGAACGTCGGAAAGAATGGAGGGAGCTGACCTGTTGGGAAGCTAGGAGCTGGAGGTGGTACGGGAATAGCTTGTTGAAATCCGTGGTTCATGAGAGCGTTGGGATTTATCGTTCCGTTGCCGTTGGCCGGATTCTGTGCCTGAGCATCCACGACCATCTCGCTGCCGTCCAGGCCCTCGAAATCGTTCTCGTCGTCAACCATCTCATCGTCAGCTCCATCTCCGGCAGTGGCTGTTGGCTGCATTACGGAAGTGCGTTGCCGTTGTCCGGGGTAGACTGCTGTTCGATTCCAGCTGTGCATGTCCCATAGATCCTCGAATTGTGGCGAAGTGTTGAGGAAATCACGGAACTTGGATACCATAGTGCCGGAAAAGACACAAAACACATCTCGCTGGTGTTGGGTAAATTCTGTCATCGGGTCAGCAGCAGTAAACAAGAGCTTACGATAAACATACCTGGGGGTGCTTGCCGACAGTATGGCTGGAAGTCATCACGCTGGAAAGCGGCAACTCCAGTCAAACTCAAGTGGGTCAATCGAGGGCATGAGTTGAGCAACTTCATGATACTCTGTGAAATGTCAATAATGGCAATCCTGGAAATAAGGGGCGACGAACCTTGAGGGTAAGGTTGACACAGTAGCTCAGATGAACGCGCTCGAGACTCGAGGCGTAGTACTCATTGCCAACAAGCATACCACTGGCATCTCGTCGTACCCTGGGTCGAAATGCGGCTTCTGCGAGATGAAAGACTGAGTCATCCGTGATAGAGCTGCATTTCACAAGCCCAATACGCTTCAGCTTGGGTAATAGAGCAAGACGCTTCACGCTCTCATCTGTCAAGTTGGTACAGCAACCCAGATCGATGTATCGAATGCGGTTGCAGTTCTGGACTAATCTCTTGACACCTTCGTCGGTGATATTGCCACAGTGACCCAGATGCACGTAATGCAGGTTCTTACCAAGCTTTGAGATAGCATGAACGGCTACATCAGTGATGTTTCGGCACTTGGCAAGAACAAGGTTGCGAAGGCGAGGTGCGACATCAATAATCTTCTGGACAGCAGCGTCTGTCAAACGCACGCAGGATGTCAGGTCGAGAATGCGGAGATGTTCAAATAGTCGTCCATGGGGTAGAGTCAGGAAAGCATCGTCATCAATTAGTTCGCAGCTTGCTAGCCGTAACTCTCGGAGACAGTTGCCCTTGACCATAAGAGAAGTTATAGGGCCGTTACCAATGCGATTGCACTGGTGGAGGTCGATCTCGAGGATGTTGGGACAGTTTTCGGCGAAGGCGTGAATAGCGTCGTCTTGGAGCTGGCTACATTCATTCAACTTCAGCTGCATTGAGTTAGCCAACGTCCAAACATAGATGGTTTCATCGTAAACTTACTCTCTTAATATAGCGACAACTTGTTGCCAAGTTGATCATGCTCTCGTTGGAGACATTCTCGCAGCCAGAAATGTTGAGTCCTTGAAGGCGACTGCAGTTTTTGGCGATGGTATTGATAGACTGCTCGGTAATGTTCTTGTCGTTGGAAATGTCGAGTGCCAGCAACGAGGTGCTATTCTCCACAAGGGCGATAAGTCCGGAATCGGTGAGGTTGCGACAGTTCGTAAGTGTCAAACGTTCCACCCGACTACAGACTGCGAGCGGCATAACACTACCATCACTGATTTTGTCAGCAAGGGCGGCGAGGTTGAGCCTCTTGATAAAGTCGCGATATCTGAAAGACGGTGTCTCGAGCTGCAGCGTTTGGCAAATGCTGCCGTGGTTCTTCCAACTCGTGCACGCCGGTCGATGCCAGAGTTGATCGACTGTGTTTCTAGCCCAGCGTTTGCAAACCAGCATGCAGTGGAACAGATCGGAGGTGGAACTCAATTTGGCAAACACGCTGATGAGTATCTCGTTTGGCAACCGATGGACGGGCGGTTGGCAAGCATCTTCCACCTGCATATCTTGAAAGTTGGGAACTCCGATGCTTGACTGAGAGTCGTTGGCTCCGAGAAAGAAATCGGACTCTTCGTTATCGGCGGGCGCGGGGGAagttgacgaggatgacgatcGAGAATCTTCCTGCTCGTCGGCGGTTGCAGGACTCTGCCGAGAGGCAGGGCCAGCGGCAGCAGCGGCCATATTGTCGGTGTTGAGGGAGGAGCGCT
Coding sequences within it:
- a CDS encoding F-box and leucine-rich repeat protein GRR1, translating into MAAAAAGPASRQSPATADEQEDSRSSSSSTSPAPADNEESDFFLGANDSQSSIGVPNFQDMQVEDACQPPVHRLPNEILISVFAKLSSTSDLFHCMLVCKRWARNTVDQLWHRPACTSWKNHGSICQTLQLETPSFRYRDFIKRLNLAALADKISDGSVMPLAVCSRVERLTLTNCRNLTDSGLIALVENSTSLLALDISNDKNITEQSINTIAKNCSRLQGLNISGCENVSNESMINLATSCRYIKRLKLNECSQLQDDAIHAFAENCPNILEIDLHQCNRIGNGPITSLMVKGNCLRELRLASCELIDDDAFLTLPHGRLFEHLRILDLTSCVRLTDAAVQKIIDVAPRLRNLVLAKCRNITDVAVHAISKLGKNLHYVHLGHCGNITDEGVKRLVQNCNRIRYIDLGCCTNLTDESVKRLALLPKLKRIGLVKCSSITDDSVFHLAEAAFRPRVRRDASGMLVGNEYYASSLERVHLSYCVNLTLKSIMKLLNSCPRLTHLSLTGVAAFQRDDFQPYCRQAPPEFTQHQRDVFCVFSGTMVSKFRDFLNTSPQFEDLWDMHSWNRTAVYPGQRQRTSVMQPTATAGDGADDEMVDDENDFEGLDGSEMVVDAQAQNPANGNGTINPNALMNHGFQQAIPVPPPAPSFPTGQLPPFFPTFARFLPSSSLARQEPGLLGPAFIQNSINNLLEGGTPQHTTSQASAAPLGHGHPGNGEPSTGASTATIHRPQENGDQPDAMN
- a CDS encoding F-box and leucine-rich repeat protein GRR1, with product MAAAAAGPASRQSPATADEQEDSRSSSSSTSPAPADNEESDFFLGANDSQSSIGVPNFQDMQVEDACQPPVHRLPNEILISVFAKLSSTSDLFHCMLVCKRWARNTVDQLWHRPACTSWKNHGSICQTLQLETPSFRYRDFIKRLNLAALADKISDGSVMPLAVCSRVERLTLTNCRNLTDSGLIALVENSTSLLALDISNDKNITEQSINTIAKNCSRLQGLNISGCENVSNESMINLATSCRYIKRLKLNECSQLQDDAIHAFAENCPNILEIDLHQCNRIGNGPITSLMVKGNCLRELRLASCELIDDDAFLTLPHGRLFEHLRILDLTSCVRLTDAAVQKIIDVAPRLRNLVLAKCRNITDVAVHAISKLGKNLHYVHLGHCGNITDEGVKRLVQNCNRIRYIDLGCCTNLTDESVKRLALLPKLKRIGLVKCSSITDDSVFHLAEAAFRPRVRRDASGMLVGNEYYASSLERVHLSYCVNLTLKSIMKLLNSCPRLTHLSLTGVAAFQRDDFQPYCRQAPPEFTQHQRDVFCVFSGTMVSKFRDFLNTSPQFEDLWDMHSWNRTAVYPGQRQRTSVMQPTATAGDGADDEMVDDENDFEGLDGSEMVVDAQAQNPANGNGTINPNALMNHGFQQAIPVPPPAPSFPTEGGTPQHTTSQASAAPLGHGHPGNGEPSTGASTATIHRPQENGDQPDAMN
- a CDS encoding PTH1 family peptidyl-tRNA hydrolase produces the protein MFNPRFLVVSLGNPLPKYESLHSAGHFALNGLAQVLRQPSFREVTFGNQTCLVSQGPKYTLVQSPTLMNVSGRFVAKAWKEMTNQHDPSSLSLVIVHDELEKDLGIVRLTAWDRSHKGHNGIKSVKGSLSQNKHPTSPFVRIAVGIGRPAERDPETVSRYVLDRISSDKRRILEEEAPWKVAECLVELEKEWKAELKT
- a CDS encoding F-box and leucine-rich repeat protein GRR1; translation: MAAAAAGPASRQSPATADEQEDSRSSSSSTSPAPADNEESDFFLGANDSQSSIGVPNFQDMQVEDACQPPVHRLPNEILISVFAKLSSTSDLFHCMLVCKRWARNTVDQLWHRPACTSWKNHGSICQTLQLETPSFRYRDFIKRLNLAALADKISDGSVMPLAVCSRVERLTLTNCRNLTDSGLIALVENSTSLLALDISNDKNITEQSINTIAKNCSRLQGLNISGCENVSNESMINLATSCRYIKRLKLNECSQLQDDAIHAFAENCPNILEIDLHQCNRIGNGPITSLMVKGNCLRELRLASCELIDDDAFLTLPHGRLFEHLRILDLTSCVRLTDAAVQKIIDVAPRLRNLVLAKCRNITDVAVHAISKLGKNLHYVHLGHCGNITDEGVKRLVQNCNRIRYIDLGCCTNLTDESVKRLALLPKLKRIGLVKCSSITDDSVFHLAEAAFRPRVRRDASGMLVGNEYYASSLERVHLSYCVNLTLKVRRPLFPGLPLLTFHRVS